The DNA region ACAGCAGCGGTGATCCCAATGTCATTGTTCGGTCTCGTCAGGCTGATCGCTGAGGCCAGCGATCGAGGTGAGGTGCGGATCGGAGATGGCCATGACCTTGAACATCGAGCCCATCCCGCCGCGTCCGGAATCGGTCAGGCGTTTCAGCGCACCGGCAATATCGGCGGAGACCTCGGGTGAAGCTTTCGCCATCAGTCCGGCGGCACGGGCCTCGACGCCGAGGCGCTTGAGGAAGTCGCCCTGCGTCGCCGGCCCGTGGACGCGCGCGCCGACATCCTCGGCGGCCCGCGCCAGGGCCTGAAAATCGACATGCGCCGTCACGTCGGCCTGTCCCGGGTTCTTCAGCGGGTCGGCGAAGCTGTGGCGCGCGATCGCCTGGAAGGTGTCGCCGGCGTCGCTGCGTAGATGGCCGTAATCGATGATCAGCGCGGCGCCGTCCTGGTCGCGCAGGCGCGTTGCGAGCTTCATGATCTCGCTGTCAGGCCGCCATTCGAACACCGCGCCGAGCGGGGCGGCGCGCACCAGCGGCGGCAGCAGCACCTCGAAATGCGGTGTCGGCTCGGCGGCGGGCGCGAAATACAGGTTGCCATTGGCATCCATCCCGACCGTGCGCTCGTGCCAGCCGGTCTCGCGGCGGACCATCTGGTGGATCGGCAGCACGTCGAAATATTCGTTGGCGAGGATCACCGCCGGTCCCTCCGGCACGTCGTCGATACTGTCGTGCCAGGTGATGTTGCGCACGCCGGTCAGCGTGGCGTGCTGCTTTTCGCGCAGCACCGGATTGACCTCGACGAGGTGGATGCTGAGCGACTGGTACAGCGGCGGCAGCACGCGCAACGCGCGCAGCGCATCCGACATCATGGTGCCGCGGCCGGGCCCGAGTTCGATCAGGCGGAGCGTGTCCGGCGAGCCGATCGCGCGCCAGATCGAGGCGCTCCACAGCCCGAGCAGTTCGCCGAACATCTGGCTGACCTCGGGCGCCGTGGTGAAATCGCCCTCGCGGCCGAGCGGATCGCGCGACAAATAGTAGCCGTAGCGCGGATGCATCAGGCACAATTCCATGTAGCGCCAGACCGGCATCGGCCCGGACAGCTTGATCAGCTTCCTGATCTCATCCAGCAGTGGGGTGGGTTCGCTCACAGCCTTCCTTGGATTGCACTTGCTTTATGTTGAACTCGGCGCCGGCCCGTTCGCCCTGCGGCGAATGGCGGCCGTGATGATGATAGCGCCCACAATGATCATTGGCACCGACAGCAGCATGCCCATGGTTAATCCGCCCCACAGGAATCCGAGCTGCGGATCGGGCTCCCTGAAATGCTCGCCGATAATCCGGGCGATGCCGTAGATCGCAATGAAGCTGCCGAGGATCAGGCCGGGCCGCTTGAGCGCGCCCATCCGGATCATGATCGCCAGCGCCGTGAACAGCACGATGCCCTCGAGCCCGGCTTCGTAGAGCTGGCTCGGATGGCGCGGCAGCGGTCCGCCATTGGGGAAGATCATGGCCCAGGGCAGGCTTGGATCGGCGTGACGGCCCCACAATTCGCTGTTGATGAAATTGGCGAGCCGGCCGAGGAACAGCCCGATCGGCGCGACCGCGGTGGTGATGTCGCCGAGTGACAGGATCGGGATGTTGTTGCGGCGGGCAAACAGCATCACCGCGGCGACGCAGCCGAGGAAGCCGCCGTGGAACGACATGCCGCCTTTCCACAATTCCAGGATCTCGGACGGGTGCGCGATGAAGAAGGGCAGGTTGTAGAACAGCACGTAGCCGGTGCGGCCGCCGACGATGATACCGATGGTGACCCAGAGGATGAAATCGTCGAGCTGCGGCAGCGTGATCGGCGCCGGGCCGCCCCACAGCCGCTGCTTCTTGATCAGCGAGCGCGCATAGATCCAGCCCAGCACGATGCCGACGATATAGGCTAGCGCATACCAGCGGATCACGATCGGCCCGAACGCGAGCGCGACGGGGTTGAACACCGGAAAGTCGATCAGCAGGAACGGCATCGGGATCAGAGCGC from Bradyrhizobium sp. B124 includes:
- a CDS encoding SAM-dependent methyltransferase; protein product: MPVWRYMELCLMHPRYGYYLSRDPLGREGDFTTAPEVSQMFGELLGLWSASIWRAIGSPDTLRLIELGPGRGTMMSDALRALRVLPPLYQSLSIHLVEVNPVLREKQHATLTGVRNITWHDSIDDVPEGPAVILANEYFDVLPIHQMVRRETGWHERTVGMDANGNLYFAPAAEPTPHFEVLLPPLVRAAPLGAVFEWRPDSEIMKLATRLRDQDGAALIIDYGHLRSDAGDTFQAIARHSFADPLKNPGQADVTAHVDFQALARAAEDVGARVHGPATQGDFLKRLGVEARAAGLMAKASPEVSADIAGALKRLTDSGRGGMGSMFKVMAISDPHLTSIAGLSDQPDETEQ
- the lgt gene encoding prolipoprotein diacylglyceryl transferase; the protein is MPFLLIDFPVFNPVALAFGPIVIRWYALAYIVGIVLGWIYARSLIKKQRLWGGPAPITLPQLDDFILWVTIGIIVGGRTGYVLFYNLPFFIAHPSEILELWKGGMSFHGGFLGCVAAVMLFARRNNIPILSLGDITTAVAPIGLFLGRLANFINSELWGRHADPSLPWAMIFPNGGPLPRHPSQLYEAGLEGIVLFTALAIMIRMGALKRPGLILGSFIAIYGIARIIGEHFREPDPQLGFLWGGLTMGMLLSVPMIIVGAIIITAAIRRRANGPAPSST